From the genome of Malus sylvestris chromosome 6, drMalSylv7.2, whole genome shotgun sequence, one region includes:
- the LOC126627261 gene encoding E3 ubiquitin-protein ligase AIRP2-like, protein MLGYYEQLASRPSYHDSLKVVEADIQHANMLAASIPRSKGGTVLQMKLVYNDLAHIFLFLLQWIDCSSSCLLSSYLNLFHVIVYKVHSDGRSNISSCGRKATISEFYNVILPSLQRLHGDSLEIDLTQEESLEMAARKRYNDKIKLLDVDLEREDECGICLVPCTKMVLPNCCHAMCINCYREWNTRSESCPFCRGSIKRVNSGDLWVLTCGSDVVDTQTVLKEDILRFYLFINRLPKDLPDALFLMYYEYLI, encoded by the exons ATGTTGGGTTACTATGAGCAGCTTGCTTCCAGGCCTTCTTACCATGATtctctcaaggttgttgaggcAGATATTCAGCATGCCAATATGCT GGCAGCTTCTATCCCCCGAAGCAAGGGTGGTACGGTTCTTCAAATGAAATTGGTTTACAATGACTTGGCACACATTTTCCTGTTTTTGCTTCAATGGATCGATTGCTCCTCTTCGTGTTTACTTTCAAGTTACTTAAATCTTTTCCACGTAATTGTTTATAAG GTACACTCAGATGGGAGATCAAATATCTCTTCATGTGGAAGGAAAGCTACCATCAGCGAATTCTACA ATGTTATATTACCGTCCCTTCAGCGTCTCCACGGTGATTCATTGGAGATAGATCTCACCCAAGAGGAATCTCTAGAGATGGCTGCTAGAAAAAGATACAACGATAAGATAAAGCTTTTGGATGTGGACTTGGAGAGAGAAGATGAATGTGGCATCTGCTTGGTACCTTGCACCAAAATGGTTTTGCCGAACTGCTGCCATGCCATGTGCATTAATTGCTACCGTGAATG GAACACAAGATCAGAATCTTGCCCTTTTTGCCGGGGAAGTATAAAAAGAGTAAACTCAGGGGACCTGTGGGTTCTGACCTGCGGTAGCGATGTGGTTGACACTCAAACCGTGTTGAAGGAAGATATCTTGCGGTTCTACCTTTTTATCAACAGACTACCCAAAGATCTCCCAGACGCTCTGTTCTTAATGTACTACGAGTACTTAATTTGA
- the LOC126627255 gene encoding GDSL esterase/lipase At3g48460-like produces the protein MASSSSSFPTSWQITLVTLTILISSLLSSSISASAAATKQNPALPFKKIYAFGDSFTDTGNTRSISGPSGFGHVSNAPYGITYFHHPTNRYSDGRLVIDFVAESLSLPYLQPYRAVSSNATADSTHGVNFAVAGSTAIEHEFFVKNNLSLDITPQSILTQLLWFNKFLQSKGCKVGGPRCKFDDALFWVGEIGVNDYAYTLGSDVPGDTIQKLGISRVTSFLQALLKKGAKYVVVQGLPLSGCLPLSMTLAPEDDRDRIGCVKSVNHQTYSHNLVLQAKLHELRTQFPHAVIAYADYWNAYLTVMKSPSQYGFTERFKACCGSGDPYNFDVSATCGTPSATVCKSPSQYINWDGVHLTEAMYKVLSDTFLKGNATHPPFSYLLDRKLRNG, from the exons AtggcttcctcttcttcttcatttcccACATCTTGGCAAATTACCCTCGTTACCCTCACCATCTTGATCTCCTCCCTCCTCTCCTCCTCTATCTCCGCCTCCGCGGCcgcaacaaaacaaaaccctgcCTTGCCCTTCAAGAAAATCTACGCCTTTGGTGACTCATTCACAGACACAGGCAATACAAGGTCCATCTCAGGCCCTAGCGGCTTCGGCCACGTCTCAAACGCTCCCTACGGCATCACCTACTTTCACCACCCCACAAACCGCTACTCCGACGGACGCCTAGTCATTGACTTCGTCGCCGAGTCACTCTCCTTGCCCTACTTGCAACCCTACCGCGCCGTTTCGAGCAATGCCACAGCAGACTCAACTCACGGAGTTAACTTCGCCGTCGCCGGCTCCACCGCCATAGAGCACGAGTTCTTTGTGAAGAACAACCTCAGCCTTGACATTACTCCTCAGTCTATCCTGACTCAGCTGCTTTGGTTCAACAAGTTCTTGCAAAGTAAAGGTTGCAAAGTTGGAGGACCACGTTGCAAATTTGATGATGCACTTTTTTGGGTTGGAGAAATTGGGGTCAATGATTATGCTTATACACTTGGATCTGATGTGCCTGGTGATACAATTCAGAAGCTTGGGATCAGTAGGGTTACTAGTTTTCTCCAG GCATTGTTAAAGAAGGGTGCAAAATACGTTGTCGTCCAAGGTCTGCCACTTTCAGGGTGCTTGCCGTTGTCAATGACGTTGGCGCCGGAAGACGACAGAGACCGCATCGGATGTGTCAAGAGCGTCAACCACCAAACCTACAGCCACAACCTTGTGCTCCAAGCAAAGTTGCATGAACTCCGGACACAGTTTCCCCATGCTGTCATAGCCTATGCTGACTACTGGAATGCATACCTCACAGTAATGAAGAGTCCGAGCCAGTACGGTTTCACGGAGAGATTCAAGGCCTGCTGCGGGAGCGGTGACCCCTACAACTTTGACGTGTCTGCCACGTGCGGCACGCCTTCTGCCACCGTCTGTAAAAGCCCGTCTCAGTACATAAATTGGGATGGAGTTCATCTCACTGAAGCTATGTACAAGGTGCTTTCTGATACGTTCCTAAAAGGCAATGCCACTCACCCTCCTTTCAGTTACTTGTTGGACAGGAAACTGCGTAATGGATGA